In Bdellovibrio bacteriovorus, the following are encoded in one genomic region:
- a CDS encoding PilZ domain-containing protein: MMSQSKIWFILSEGQTTGPFEPDEVEQHLPSAKEPQVWGRGHSEWMQPAKWRQTLREAGHVTGSSGPTPEKPQGLWRVRVHGEEKTPLRYAELVTYLKNFSDLSAIDVFPEAGDTWKEVFAIPRLVEELGISRRSHPRVPIVGTLTFEIPQGEQSCRVISISEGGIGINDAQGMHIGSQFRGTLTSPNLYVTIDCMFEAVYIGADGYAGLRFLDITDELKSSVIEYVNKFAVHQ, translated from the coding sequence ATGATGTCGCAGTCCAAGATCTGGTTCATTTTAAGCGAAGGTCAAACCACCGGCCCCTTTGAACCTGACGAGGTGGAACAACATTTACCTTCAGCCAAAGAACCGCAAGTCTGGGGGCGCGGGCATTCCGAATGGATGCAACCAGCAAAATGGCGTCAGACTTTACGCGAAGCTGGTCATGTAACGGGTTCTTCCGGCCCTACTCCCGAAAAACCTCAAGGTCTATGGCGCGTCCGCGTTCATGGCGAAGAAAAAACACCCCTGCGCTATGCCGAGCTTGTCACTTATCTTAAAAATTTTTCAGATTTAAGTGCGATCGATGTCTTCCCCGAGGCTGGCGATACCTGGAAAGAAGTGTTCGCTATTCCTCGATTGGTGGAAGAATTAGGAATCAGCCGGCGCTCTCACCCTCGAGTTCCGATCGTGGGTACTTTGACTTTTGAAATCCCTCAAGGTGAGCAATCTTGCCGAGTGATCTCTATCAGCGAAGGCGGGATTGGAATCAACGATGCGCAAGGAATGCATATTGGCAGCCAATTTCGCGGGACCCTGACAAGTCCAAATCTTTATGTGACCATTGATTGCATGTTTGAAGCCGTTTACATTGGCGCTGATGGTTACGCGGGTCTAAGATTTTTAGATATCACCGACGAACTCAAAAGCTCGGTCATTGAATACGTAAATAAATTTGCCGTGCATCAATGA